A single Pseudomonas putida DNA region contains:
- the pheA gene encoding prephenate dehydratase — MSEQELKALRVRIDSLDEKILELISDRARCAEEVARVKTASLPEGEKPVFYRPEREAAVLKRVMERNKGPLGNEEMARLFREIMSSCLALEEPLKVAYLGPEGTFTQAAAMKHFGHAVVSRPMAAIDEVFREVAAGAVNFGVVPVENSTEGAVSHTLDSFLEHDMVICGEVELRIHHHLLVGESTKTNSITRIYSHAQSLAQCRKWLDAHYPNVERVAVSSNAEAAKRVKGEWNSAAIAGDMAANLYGLTRLAEKIEDRPDNSTRFLMIGQQEVPPTGDDKTSIIVSMSNKPGALHELLVPFHENGIDLTRIETRPSRSGKWTYVFFIDFVGHHRDPLIKAVLEKISQEAVALKVLGSYPKAVL; from the coding sequence ATGTCCGAACAGGAACTCAAAGCCCTGCGCGTACGCATCGACAGCCTCGACGAGAAGATCCTCGAGCTGATCAGCGATCGCGCCCGTTGCGCCGAAGAAGTGGCGCGGGTCAAGACCGCTTCCTTGCCTGAGGGCGAAAAGCCGGTGTTCTACCGCCCTGAGCGCGAAGCTGCCGTGCTCAAGCGCGTGATGGAGCGCAACAAGGGCCCGCTGGGCAACGAAGAGATGGCGCGGTTGTTCCGCGAAATCATGTCGTCCTGCCTGGCCCTGGAAGAGCCACTCAAGGTTGCCTACCTCGGCCCTGAAGGCACCTTCACCCAGGCTGCGGCCATGAAGCACTTCGGCCACGCCGTGGTCAGCCGCCCGATGGCGGCCATCGACGAAGTGTTCCGTGAAGTGGCGGCTGGTGCCGTCAATTTCGGCGTGGTGCCGGTGGAAAACTCCACCGAGGGTGCGGTCAGCCATACCCTGGACAGCTTCCTTGAGCACGACATGGTGATTTGCGGCGAAGTCGAGCTGCGCATCCACCATCACCTGCTGGTGGGTGAAAGCACCAAGACCAACAGCATCACCCGCATCTACTCCCACGCCCAGTCCCTGGCCCAGTGCCGCAAGTGGCTGGACGCGCACTACCCGAACGTCGAACGCGTTGCTGTTTCGAGCAATGCCGAGGCGGCCAAGCGGGTCAAGGGCGAGTGGAACTCGGCGGCGATCGCTGGCGACATGGCGGCCAACCTGTATGGTTTGACCCGCCTGGCTGAAAAGATCGAAGACCGCCCGGACAACTCCACGCGCTTCCTGATGATTGGTCAGCAGGAAGTGCCGCCGACCGGCGACGACAAGACCTCGATCATCGTCTCGATGAGCAACAAGCCAGGTGCGCTGCACGAGCTGCTGGTGCCGTTCCACGAGAACGGTATCGACCTGACCCGTATCGAAACCCGCCCGTCGCGCAGTGGCAAGTGGACCTACGTGTTCTTCATCGACTTCGTCGGCCACCACCGCGACCCGCTGATCAAGGCGGTGCTGGAGAAGATCAGCCAGGAGGCTGTGGCGCTCAAGGTGCTGGGGTCCTATCCGAAGGCGGTGCTTTGA
- a CDS encoding bifunctional prephenate dehydrogenase/3-phosphoshikimate 1-carboxyvinyltransferase — protein MVNAAKTKPAPIIDRLVVVGLGLIGGSFAKGLRESGLCREVVGVDLDAPSRKLAVDLGVVDRCEADLAAACVGADVIQLAVPILAMEKVLARLAQLDLGDAIITDVGSAKGNVVREARAVFGERLPRFVPGHPIAGSEQSGVEAANATLFRRHKVILTPLEETDPAALALVDRLWRALDADVEHMPVERHDEVLAATSHLPHLLAFGLVDSLAKRNENLDIFRYAAGGFRDFTRIAGSDPTMWHDIFLANREAVLRTLDTFRSDLDALRDAVDAGDGHQLLGVFTRARVAREHFSKILARRAYVDAMNANDLIFLAQPGGRLTGRIRVPGDKSISHRSIMLGSLAEGTTEVEGFLEGEDALATLQAFRDMGVVIEGPNHGRVTIHGVGLHGLKPPPGPLYVGNSGTSMRLLSGLLAGQSFDVTMTGDASLSKRPMNRVANPLREMGAVVETGPDGRPPLTIRGGSKLKALTYTLPMASAQVKSCLLLAGLYAEGKTTVTEPAPTRDHTERMLRGFGYSVESNGPVASLQSGGKLTATRIEVPADISSAAFFLVAASIAEGSELVLEHVGINPTRTGVIDILRLMGGDITLENQREVGGEPVADLRVRGAKLKGIDIPEELVPLAIDEFPVLFVAAACAEGRTVLRGAEELRVKESDRIQVMADGLITLGIKCEPTPDGIIIDGGQIGGGEVHGHGDHRIAMAFSVASLRASAPIRIHDCANVATSFPNFLKLCADVGIRVAEEGKS, from the coding sequence GTGGTAAATGCAGCAAAAACCAAACCCGCGCCAATCATCGATCGCTTGGTCGTGGTTGGTCTCGGCCTGATCGGCGGCTCCTTTGCCAAAGGGTTGCGTGAAAGCGGCCTGTGCCGCGAAGTGGTCGGTGTCGACCTCGATGCCCCGTCGCGCAAGCTGGCAGTGGACCTGGGCGTGGTCGATCGCTGCGAAGCCGACCTCGCCGCCGCCTGTGTCGGCGCCGATGTCATTCAGCTCGCCGTGCCGATCCTGGCCATGGAAAAGGTCCTGGCCCGCCTGGCCCAGCTCGACCTCGGTGACGCGATCATCACCGACGTCGGTAGCGCCAAGGGCAATGTCGTGCGTGAGGCGCGTGCCGTCTTCGGCGAACGCCTGCCGCGCTTCGTTCCCGGCCACCCGATCGCCGGCTCCGAGCAAAGTGGGGTTGAGGCCGCCAACGCCACCCTGTTCCGTCGTCACAAAGTCATCCTCACACCACTGGAGGAAACCGACCCGGCCGCCCTGGCCTTGGTCGATCGCCTGTGGCGCGCGCTGGATGCCGATGTCGAGCACATGCCGGTGGAGCGCCATGACGAAGTGCTGGCTGCCACCAGCCATCTGCCGCACCTGCTGGCCTTCGGCCTCGTCGATTCGTTGGCCAAGCGCAATGAAAACCTCGACATCTTCCGGTACGCTGCGGGAGGTTTCCGCGATTTCACGCGAATCGCCGGTAGCGACCCGACCATGTGGCACGACATCTTCCTCGCCAACCGCGAGGCTGTCCTGCGCACCCTCGACACATTTCGCAGCGACCTCGACGCCTTGCGCGACGCGGTCGATGCTGGGGACGGGCACCAGCTGCTGGGTGTTTTCACCCGTGCACGCGTTGCCCGCGAGCATTTCAGTAAAATCCTGGCCCGCCGGGCCTATGTGGACGCTATGAACGCCAACGATCTGATTTTCCTGGCCCAACCGGGTGGCCGCCTGACCGGGCGAATCCGCGTACCGGGCGACAAGTCGATTTCCCACCGTTCGATCATGCTCGGCTCGCTGGCCGAAGGCACGACCGAAGTCGAAGGTTTCCTCGAGGGCGAGGATGCCCTGGCGACCCTGCAGGCATTCCGTGACATGGGTGTGGTCATCGAGGGCCCGAACCACGGCCGCGTGACTATTCATGGCGTCGGCCTGCACGGCCTCAAGCCGCCACCAGGTCCGCTGTATGTCGGCAACTCCGGCACTTCGATGCGCCTGCTCTCCGGCCTGCTGGCCGGCCAGTCGTTCGATGTCACCATGACCGGCGACGCCTCGCTGTCCAAGCGCCCGATGAACCGTGTGGCCAACCCGCTGCGCGAAATGGGTGCCGTGGTCGAGACTGGCCCGGACGGCCGCCCACCGCTGACCATTCGTGGTGGTAGCAAGCTGAAAGCGCTGACCTACACGCTGCCGATGGCCAGCGCCCAGGTCAAATCCTGCCTGCTGCTGGCGGGCCTGTACGCTGAAGGCAAGACCACCGTCACCGAGCCGGCGCCGACCCGTGACCACACCGAGCGCATGCTGCGCGGCTTCGGCTACTCGGTCGAAAGCAACGGCCCGGTCGCTTCGCTGCAGTCTGGTGGCAAGCTCACCGCCACCCGCATCGAAGTGCCGGCGGACATCTCTTCGGCTGCGTTCTTCCTGGTCGCTGCATCGATCGCCGAAGGCTCCGAGCTGGTGCTCGAGCACGTCGGCATCAACCCGACCCGTACCGGCGTGATCGATATCCTGCGCCTGATGGGCGGCGACATCACCCTGGAGAACCAGCGTGAAGTCGGCGGCGAGCCAGTGGCCGACCTGCGCGTGCGTGGCGCCAAGCTCAAGGGCATCGACATCCCTGAAGAACTGGTGCCACTGGCCATTGACGAGTTCCCGGTGCTGTTCGTGGCTGCCGCCTGCGCCGAAGGGCGTACTGTGCTGCGCGGAGCCGAAGAGCTGCGGGTGAAGGAGTCCGACCGTATTCAGGTGATGGCTGATGGCCTGATCACCCTGGGTATCAAGTGCGAGCCGACCCCGGATGGCATCATCATCGATGGTGGCCAGATCGGCGGTGGCGAAGTGCACGGCCACGGTGACCACCGTATCGCCATGGCCTTCAGCGTTGCTTCGCTGCGTGCCAGTGCGCCGATCCGCATCCATGACTGCGCCAACGTCGCCACTTCGTTCCCGAACTTCCTCAAGCTGTGCGCCGATGTCGGTATCCGTGTCGCCGAAGAGGGCAAGTCGTGA
- the cmk gene encoding (d)CMP kinase, producing the protein MNSQAPVITIDGPSGSGKGTVAGILARELGWKLLDSGALYRLLAFNASNHGVDLTNEELLKALAAHLDVQFIAAEPGKLQQIILEGEDVSNVIRTETVGAGASMVASLPAVREALLQRQRAFREAPGLIADGRDMGTVVFPDAPLKVFLTASAEERARRRYLQLKGKGEDVSLSSLLDEIRARDERDTQRVVAPLKPAVDAIQLDSTELSIEQVLQRIRSELAQRDLV; encoded by the coding sequence GTGAATTCGCAAGCACCGGTCATCACCATCGACGGCCCAAGCGGCTCGGGCAAGGGTACCGTTGCCGGCATCCTCGCTCGCGAGCTGGGCTGGAAGCTGCTGGATTCCGGCGCGCTTTACCGCTTGCTGGCGTTCAACGCCAGCAACCACGGCGTCGATCTGACCAACGAAGAGCTGCTCAAGGCCCTGGCCGCCCATCTGGATGTACAGTTCATCGCCGCCGAGCCGGGTAAGCTTCAGCAAATCATCCTCGAGGGCGAGGACGTCAGTAACGTCATTCGTACCGAGACGGTCGGCGCCGGTGCGTCGATGGTCGCCTCGCTGCCGGCAGTGCGTGAAGCATTGCTGCAGCGTCAGCGCGCCTTCCGTGAAGCGCCAGGCCTGATCGCCGACGGCCGCGACATGGGTACCGTGGTGTTCCCGGACGCGCCGCTGAAGGTTTTCCTTACCGCCAGCGCCGAGGAGCGTGCCCGTCGCCGCTACCTGCAGTTGAAGGGCAAGGGTGAAGATGTTAGTCTGTCGAGTCTGCTAGATGAGATTCGTGCGCGCGATGAGCGTGACACCCAGCGTGTAGTGGCCCCGCTGAAACCAGCGGTCGACGCCATTCAGCTGGACTCTACCGAGTTGTCCATCGAGCAGGTGCTGCAACGTATCAGGAGCGAGCTCGCCCAGCGCGACTTGGTCTGA
- the rpsA gene encoding 30S ribosomal protein S1 yields the protein MSESFAELFEESLKTLNLQPGAIISGIVVDIDGDWVTVHAGLKSEGVIPLEQFYNEAGELTIKVGDEVHVALDAVEDGFGETKLSREKAKRAECWIVLEAAFAAEEVVKGVINGKVKGGFTVDVNGIRAFLPGSLVDVRPVRDTTHLEGKELEFKVIKLDQKRNNVVVSRRSVLEAENSAEREALLETLQEGQQVKGIVKNLTDYGAFVDLGGIDGLLHITDMAWKRIKHPSEIVNVGDEVDVRVLKFDRERNRVSLGLKQMGEDPWVAITARYPEGTRVQARVTNLTDYGCFAELEEGVEGLVHVSEMDWTNKNIHPSKVVQVGDEVEVMVLDIDEERRRISLGIKQCKSNPWEDFSGQFNKGDKITGTIKSITDFGIFIGLDGGIDGLVHLSDISWNETGEEAVRRFKKGDELETVILSVDPERERISLGIKQLEDDPFSNFVAVNDKGAIVKGIVKEVDAKGAIITLADDIEATLKASEISRDRVEDARNVLKEGEEIEAKIISVDRKSRVISLSIKSKDDAEEREAIQSLKNAPEAAADTTMAALLREAMAKQN from the coding sequence ATGAGCGAAAGCTTTGCAGAACTCTTTGAAGAAAGCCTGAAAACCCTCAATCTTCAGCCGGGTGCCATCATCTCCGGTATCGTTGTCGACATCGACGGCGACTGGGTTACCGTACACGCTGGCCTGAAGTCCGAGGGCGTCATCCCGCTCGAGCAGTTCTACAACGAAGCTGGCGAGCTGACCATCAAGGTCGGTGACGAAGTTCACGTTGCGCTGGACGCGGTCGAAGACGGCTTTGGCGAAACCAAACTGTCCCGTGAAAAAGCCAAGCGCGCCGAGTGCTGGATTGTTCTGGAAGCAGCTTTCGCCGCCGAAGAAGTGGTCAAGGGCGTTATCAACGGTAAGGTTAAGGGCGGCTTCACTGTCGACGTTAACGGCATCCGTGCGTTCCTGCCGGGCTCCCTGGTTGATGTCCGCCCAGTGCGCGACACCACCCACCTGGAAGGCAAAGAGCTGGAATTCAAGGTCATCAAGCTGGACCAGAAGCGCAACAACGTTGTCGTTTCCCGTCGCAGCGTGCTGGAAGCCGAGAACTCCGCCGAGCGCGAAGCCCTGCTGGAAACCCTGCAGGAAGGCCAGCAAGTCAAAGGTATCGTCAAGAACCTCACCGACTACGGCGCATTCGTGGACCTGGGCGGTATCGACGGCCTGCTGCACATCACCGACATGGCTTGGAAGCGCATCAAGCACCCATCGGAAATCGTTAACGTTGGCGACGAAGTCGACGTACGCGTTCTGAAGTTCGACCGTGAGCGCAACCGCGTTTCCCTGGGTCTGAAGCAGATGGGCGAAGATCCGTGGGTAGCTATCACTGCACGTTACCCAGAAGGTACTCGTGTACAGGCTCGCGTTACCAACCTGACCGACTACGGCTGCTTCGCTGAGCTGGAAGAAGGCGTTGAGGGTCTGGTACACGTTTCCGAAATGGACTGGACCAACAAGAACATCCACCCGTCGAAAGTCGTTCAGGTTGGCGACGAAGTGGAAGTCATGGTTCTGGACATCGACGAAGAGCGTCGTCGTATCTCCCTGGGCATCAAGCAGTGCAAGTCCAACCCATGGGAAGACTTCTCCGGCCAGTTCAACAAGGGTGACAAGATCACCGGTACCATCAAGTCGATCACCGACTTCGGTATCTTCATTGGTCTGGACGGCGGCATCGACGGTCTGGTTCACCTGTCCGACATCTCCTGGAACGAAACCGGCGAAGAAGCCGTACGTCGTTTCAAGAAGGGCGACGAGCTGGAAACCGTCATCCTGTCGGTTGACCCAGAGCGCGAGCGCATCTCCCTGGGCATCAAGCAGCTGGAAGACGATCCGTTCTCCAACTTCGTTGCTGTCAACGACAAGGGCGCTATCGTCAAGGGCATCGTGAAAGAAGTTGACGCCAAAGGCGCCATCATCACCCTGGCCGACGACATCGAAGCCACTCTGAAAGCTTCCGAAATCAGCCGTGACCGCGTTGAAGACGCGCGTAACGTCCTGAAAGAAGGCGAAGAGATCGAAGCCAAGATCATCAGTGTTGACCGCAAATCGCGCGTCATCAGCCTGTCGATCAAGTCGAAAGACGACGCTGAAGAGCGTGAAGCCATCCAGAGCCTGAAAAACGCTCCGGAAGCGGCTGCCGACACCACCATGGCTGCGCTGCTGCGCGAAGCAATGGCCAAGCAGAACTGA
- the ihfB gene encoding integration host factor subunit beta: MTKSELIERIVTHQGLLSSKDVELAIKTMLEQMSQCLATGDRIEIRGFGSFSLHYRAPRVGRNPKTGQSVELEGKFVPHFKPGKELRDRVNEEEHEHT, translated from the coding sequence ATGACGAAGTCGGAGCTGATCGAACGTATTGTCACCCATCAGGGGCTGCTCTCGTCCAAGGACGTGGAGTTGGCCATCAAGACCATGCTTGAACAGATGTCCCAGTGCCTGGCCACCGGAGATCGCATCGAGATCCGCGGTTTCGGCAGCTTTTCCTTGCACTACCGCGCTCCGCGGGTAGGTCGCAATCCCAAGACCGGCCAGTCGGTGGAGCTCGAAGGCAAGTTCGTGCCGCATTTCAAACCAGGCAAAGAGCTGCGTGATCGGGTCAATGAAGAAGAGCACGAGCACACTTGA
- a CDS encoding LapA family protein, translated as MRNLKRALAALFVLLLAAVVLFFVLENQQAVSLVLFGWSAPALPVAVPVLAALVVGLSVGPLLGAYGVQRSKRKIRASARQAVLNSN; from the coding sequence ATGCGTAACCTGAAGCGCGCCCTGGCGGCGTTGTTCGTGCTGCTGCTGGCGGCTGTAGTGCTGTTCTTCGTGCTGGAGAATCAGCAGGCCGTATCGCTGGTGCTCTTTGGATGGTCGGCTCCGGCCTTGCCGGTGGCGGTGCCTGTGCTGGCGGCGCTGGTGGTGGGGTTGTCTGTTGGTCCGCTGCTTGGTGCTTATGGCGTGCAGCGTAGCAAGCGCAAGATTCGCGCATCGGCACGCCAGGCGGTGCTTAATAGCAATTGA
- a CDS encoding MBL fold metallo-hydrolase RNA specificity domain-containing protein: MQFPSISHHGGTRGVTGSCHRLHLDSTTSLLIDCGLEQGAEVVSGSGWLPSAFEVQGIRALVITHVHLDHVGRIPALLAAGYRGPIICSEPSAKLLPLVLEDAYKLTISSEPAQVAHYLEFIGSLVVPVAFGQWHPVADQPELKCMIRLQRAGHLLGSTYVECDVEVAGSNQRIVFSGDIGHEGNPLLRPVQPPERADVLVLESTYGDRLHADRRDRQQQLELVIDRALQDRGTILIPAFSLGRTQELLFELEDILHRKALLGDPAVVQGDNAFAWSQLPVILDSPLAQRITGAYRQLHHFWNDEAKARVTQGRDPLGFGQLVCVDTHARHRQVVNYLKSTGRPAIVIAGNGMCSGGRIVGYLKAMLADPRHEVVFVGHQAKGTPGAVIQASEGAEGFLQIDLDGGMYEIRAKVVTLGGYSGHADQAGLVRFAQGCNARRVALVHGEERAKQALAKVLRESFAQAGNELSVTVPE, encoded by the coding sequence ATGCAATTTCCCAGTATTTCCCATCACGGCGGCACCCGCGGCGTAACCGGGTCCTGTCATCGGCTTCATCTGGACTCAACTACCAGCCTGCTGATTGATTGCGGCCTGGAGCAGGGTGCTGAGGTGGTCTCGGGTTCGGGGTGGCTGCCTTCCGCTTTTGAGGTCCAGGGCATCCGGGCACTGGTAATCACCCATGTGCATCTCGATCATGTCGGGCGCATCCCGGCACTGCTCGCTGCGGGTTACCGCGGTCCCATCATTTGCAGTGAACCATCGGCAAAGCTGCTGCCGTTGGTTCTGGAAGATGCCTACAAACTGACCATCAGTAGTGAACCTGCTCAGGTTGCACATTATCTCGAGTTCATCGGCAGCTTGGTAGTGCCGGTTGCCTTTGGGCAGTGGCATCCAGTGGCCGATCAGCCTGAACTGAAATGCATGATCCGTTTGCAGCGCGCCGGGCACTTGCTGGGCTCCACTTACGTGGAGTGTGACGTGGAGGTTGCAGGTAGCAATCAGCGCATTGTGTTTTCAGGTGATATTGGCCATGAAGGTAATCCGCTGCTGCGCCCGGTACAGCCACCAGAGCGGGCAGATGTACTGGTGCTGGAAAGCACCTATGGTGATCGTCTTCATGCGGATCGAAGAGATCGCCAGCAGCAGCTGGAGCTGGTTATCGACCGTGCTCTGCAGGATCGTGGGACCATCCTTATCCCCGCTTTCAGTCTGGGTCGCACTCAGGAGTTGCTATTCGAACTCGAAGACATCCTCCATCGCAAGGCGCTGCTGGGTGATCCTGCTGTAGTGCAGGGCGACAACGCCTTTGCATGGTCACAGCTACCAGTTATCCTCGACTCGCCGCTGGCTCAGCGTATCACTGGTGCCTACCGGCAGTTGCATCACTTCTGGAATGACGAGGCCAAGGCTCGGGTAACTCAGGGGCGCGACCCGCTGGGCTTCGGTCAGCTGGTATGCGTCGATACACATGCCCGCCACCGGCAAGTGGTTAATTATCTCAAGAGTACGGGGCGGCCAGCGATTGTCATTGCTGGCAATGGAATGTGCTCAGGTGGGAGGATTGTTGGCTATCTCAAGGCAATGCTGGCGGATCCGCGGCATGAGGTGGTATTTGTCGGCCACCAGGCCAAAGGCACCCCGGGCGCCGTGATTCAGGCTAGCGAAGGGGCGGAAGGATTTTTGCAGATTGACCTGGACGGAGGCATGTATGAGATCCGGGCGAAAGTGGTGACGCTGGGCGGGTATTCTGGGCATGCGGATCAGGCGGGGTTGGTGAGGTTCGCGCAAGGCTGCAATGCCCGGCGGGTGGCGTTGGTGCATGGGGAGGAGCGGGCGAAGCAGGCATTGGCAAAAGTGCTACGCGAATCGTTTGCGCAGGCGGGAAATGAGCTGAGCGTCACAGTTCCAGAATGA
- a CDS encoding LPS O-antigen chain length determinant protein WzzB: MRNERERLSGSDEIDLVELVRGVWRQKLWMALVAVPVIGVALAYVMLAAPVYEAKLYIRSPTQNDIAQLNFGRGEGTGLTPLSAKDVYSIYMKALQSEAVRDKFFRNAFLPTLTQDERKGSRDALYAQFNGMLTVAQAARDVPDRYVITASVEDPRLAAIWVSNYAEMAADRAKDELLSGTRSDISIMADNLEQQIRASRASASNQRADQIAQLNEALRIAKSIGLEKPPIISNTLSSEVSAGMGGALTYMRGAKALEAEIANLEARSSNDPYIPGLRERQEKLNFLRNLKIDPSLVAMYQQDGAVSPPDKPVKPRKVIIMLLAALVGIGMGACVAIGRELWLRRRPIE, from the coding sequence ATGCGCAATGAACGCGAGCGCCTGAGTGGTAGCGATGAGATTGACCTGGTTGAGCTTGTGCGGGGGGTTTGGCGGCAAAAGCTTTGGATGGCGCTAGTCGCGGTACCGGTAATTGGTGTGGCTTTGGCTTATGTAATGCTCGCTGCCCCGGTGTACGAGGCGAAACTTTACATTCGGTCCCCTACTCAAAATGATATCGCGCAGCTGAATTTTGGCCGAGGGGAGGGCACAGGCCTGACCCCACTGAGCGCCAAGGATGTATACAGCATATATATGAAGGCCCTTCAGTCTGAGGCAGTGCGCGACAAGTTCTTCCGGAATGCCTTTCTTCCCACGCTAACCCAAGATGAGCGTAAGGGGTCCCGTGACGCCTTGTATGCCCAATTCAACGGCATGCTTACGGTGGCTCAGGCGGCGAGGGATGTGCCTGATCGATATGTTATTACCGCTAGCGTTGAGGATCCGCGGTTAGCTGCAATATGGGTGTCCAACTATGCAGAAATGGCCGCAGATCGGGCGAAGGATGAGCTGTTAAGCGGTACTCGCAGTGACATATCAATCATGGCTGACAACCTTGAGCAACAGATTCGGGCTTCGCGTGCCAGTGCCAGTAATCAGCGCGCCGACCAGATTGCGCAGCTTAATGAAGCGCTGCGGATTGCAAAATCCATTGGCTTGGAGAAGCCGCCGATCATCTCGAACACCTTGTCCAGCGAGGTATCTGCCGGTATGGGGGGCGCTCTCACGTACATGCGCGGTGCAAAGGCGCTGGAGGCTGAAATCGCCAACCTCGAAGCTCGGTCATCAAATGATCCGTACATTCCAGGTCTACGTGAGAGGCAAGAGAAGCTCAATTTTCTGCGCAATCTGAAGATTGACCCTTCGCTGGTCGCTATGTATCAGCAGGATGGAGCGGTGTCTCCGCCGGATAAGCCGGTCAAGCCACGCAAGGTGATCATCATGCTGCTCGCAGCGTTGGTGGGCATAGGCATGGGGGCGTGTGTAGCGATCGGTCGCGAGCTGTGGTTGAGGCGACGACCCATTGAGTGA
- a CDS encoding Wzz/FepE/Etk N-terminal domain-containing protein, with product MNIDPRGPYVAASGEVDLFGLFRTIWRRRVFILAMGLIFAIIGVALAYVIPPVYEVSTTLRPVELNQLDALNRSKIYSLPPTEALKRVGARLDSYNARLEFFRTRPDLIEAFQDDGQSIEQAFQEFNNTALSVVLADPKKTDLLSEYIGLRMRYGKDINGATVLNEFVDYAVEQERIQLSRDVQVILSNRLLEVDSKLNSALSEYRAGNDGRIARLEEDDAIKRAQLDDELKALRVQLKLQRQSRLAELDEAISIASSLGLKKPSTPSLMADEVSAGGNIIRTEVNGRPVPLYFMGTEVLEAERAALRKRASDDFVEPRIGQIRKELILLSNNRSVEAIKARANDQDFLEGIEALRVERARLQSIDTQLLGLHLVSIDQRAVASNIPIKPRKAFVVGIATVVGLLLGVIIAVLRAAFKSHVRQMRTLRLGDAVAPVLPEDLSRQGGVLLSEAQFRSSNG from the coding sequence TTGAATATCGACCCTCGTGGCCCCTACGTGGCTGCTTCTGGCGAAGTAGATCTTTTCGGTCTTTTCCGTACTATCTGGCGCAGACGTGTATTCATCCTCGCAATGGGGTTGATTTTTGCGATCATTGGTGTCGCCCTGGCCTATGTCATTCCTCCAGTATATGAAGTCTCTACCACCTTGCGACCAGTTGAGCTCAATCAGCTGGATGCATTGAATCGCTCGAAAATCTACTCACTGCCCCCGACGGAAGCGTTGAAAAGGGTGGGTGCAAGGCTGGACTCCTACAATGCAAGGCTAGAGTTTTTTCGAACTAGGCCTGATCTGATCGAAGCCTTCCAGGATGACGGGCAGAGTATTGAGCAGGCTTTTCAGGAGTTCAACAATACTGCACTTAGTGTGGTTCTGGCTGACCCCAAAAAGACCGACTTGTTGAGCGAGTATATTGGGCTAAGGATGCGTTATGGAAAAGATATCAATGGCGCGACTGTTCTCAATGAATTCGTAGATTATGCCGTTGAGCAGGAACGGATTCAGCTGTCTAGGGATGTGCAGGTCATTTTGTCCAATCGCTTGCTTGAGGTAGATTCCAAGCTTAACTCTGCTCTCTCTGAATACCGGGCAGGGAATGATGGGCGTATCGCTCGCCTCGAGGAAGATGACGCTATCAAGCGAGCACAGCTGGACGATGAGCTTAAGGCGTTGCGTGTGCAATTGAAATTGCAGCGTCAATCACGTTTGGCAGAGCTTGATGAGGCCATATCAATTGCCAGTAGCCTAGGCTTGAAGAAGCCATCTACGCCTTCACTTATGGCTGATGAAGTCTCCGCGGGTGGCAATATCATTCGTACCGAAGTTAATGGCCGGCCGGTCCCGTTGTACTTCATGGGCACAGAGGTGCTTGAGGCTGAGCGAGCGGCCTTGCGCAAGCGTGCGTCAGACGATTTTGTTGAGCCAAGAATCGGCCAGATTCGTAAAGAACTCATATTGCTCTCCAATAATCGAAGTGTGGAGGCTATTAAGGCGCGCGCAAACGATCAAGATTTTCTGGAGGGCATCGAAGCTCTGAGGGTTGAGCGTGCACGCCTGCAATCCATTGATACTCAATTGCTAGGTTTGCATCTGGTTAGCATTGACCAGCGAGCGGTGGCTTCCAATATACCGATAAAGCCGCGCAAAGCATTTGTTGTGGGGATTGCAACAGTAGTCGGTCTCCTGCTAGGGGTAATCATTGCTGTCCTGCGGGCAGCTTTCAAAAGTCATGTGCGTCAAATGCGTACACTGCGGCTAGGGGATGCTGTCGCGCCCGTATTGCCTGAGGACCTTTCGCGCCAGGGCGGCGTACTGTTGTCGGAGGCTCAGTTCAGATCTTCGAATGGATGA